A genomic region of Cydia strobilella chromosome 12, ilCydStro3.1, whole genome shotgun sequence contains the following coding sequences:
- the LOC134746161 gene encoding uncharacterized protein LOC134746161 isoform X2, producing MATETENLKKLRVIRSQCKGTITRIDNFVKDPVCLAAASADILEARKEKLISTLKDYEKVQMDILSIDEGDGEQVGEIEDKYYSILAKINSSLKMLNTKVTSDCHNASTCKLPTIEIPFYDGKDFTKFKPFFDLFTAVIDQNNSLSDVQKLFYLRKYLREDALAVILNLPLVNESYKQAIQLLKKRFDNKARLVANHIGILLDISNIQKGTAASIRTFVSQINQQMHALKNLDEPVDKWDMLLISILTRKLDQFTHRAYQLDRDSDTMPTMAGFIEYLEKRAIALEDSHPNKHSTYYDGATKHVYNKSTCYEGTHKSIPKVTNVVSKSLPPCRYCDNKDHQIYNCPIFKMLPIAQRQSYVTEKHMCNVCLNNHDGKCKFTFKCKMCKQGHNTLLHQERNVNVEKPRINNDDSQQPLSSDAGLHKN from the exons atggctACCGAAAcggaaaacctaaaaaaattacGCGTTATACGCTCGCAGTGTAAAGGAACGATTACGAGAATCGACAATTTTGTCAAGGATCCCGTATGTTTGGCAGCCGCCAGCGCCGATATATTAGAGGCGCGAAAAGAGAAGCTCATTTCCACCTTAAAAGATTACGAAAAGGTGCAAATGGACATACTAAGCATTGATGAAGGCGATGGTGAACAGGTGGGAGAAATTGAAGACAAATACTATTCTATATTAGCAAAAATTAACAGCTCTCTTAAAATGTTAAACACAAAAGTGACTTCGGATTGCCACAACGCATCCACATGTAAGTTGCCCACAATAGAAATTCCCTTTTACGATGGAAAGGATTTCACTAAGTTTAAACCCTTTTTCGACTTATTTACTGCTGTTATCGATCAGAATAACTCGCTGTCTGATGTGCAAAAGCTTTTTTATTTGAGAAAGTACCTACGAGAGGATGCGTTGGCGGTTATTCTGAACTTGCCATTGGTGAACGAGTCATATAAACAAgcaatacaattattaaaaaagagATTTGACAACAAGGCTAGATTAGTTGCAAACCATATAGGTATATTGTTAGATATTTCGAATATACAAAAGGGCACAGCGGCTTCCATACGAACATTTGTTTCACAAATAAATCAACAGATGCATGCATTAAAAAATTTAGATGAACCCGTCGATAAATGGGACATGCTTTTAATATCAATTTTGACTAGAAAGTTAGATCAATTCACACACCGGGCATATCAATTAGACCGGGACTCTGACACCATGCCTACTATGGCTGGTTTCATTGAATATTTAGAAAAGCGTGCTATAGCGCTCGAAGATAGTCATCCAAATAAACATAGTACCTACTATGATGGTGCTACCAAACatgtttataataaaagtaCTTGCTATGAAGGTACTCACAAATCAATACCTAAGGTTACAAATGTGGTATCGAAGTCGTTGCCGCCCTGTAGGTACTGTGATAACAAAGaccatcagatatataattgtcccatatttaaaatgttacctATTGCTCAGAGGCAATCTTATGTAACTGAAAAACACATGTGTAATGTATGCCTCAATAACCATGATGGTAAAtgtaaatttacttttaaatgtaaaatgtgtaaACAGGGCCACAACACATTGCTGCATCAGGAGCGCAATGTGAATGTGGAGAAGCCCAGAATAAATAATGATGACAGTCAGCAGCCACTATCATCTGATGCTG GGCTGCATAAAAACTGA
- the LOC134746161 gene encoding uncharacterized protein LOC134746161 isoform X3: protein MATETENLKKLRVIRSQCKGTITRIDNFVKDPVCLAAASADILEARKEKLISTLKDYEKVQMDILSIDEGDGEQGHNTLLHQERNVNVEKPRINNDDSQQPLSSDAGLHKN from the exons atggctACCGAAAcggaaaacctaaaaaaattacGCGTTATACGCTCGCAGTGTAAAGGAACGATTACGAGAATCGACAATTTTGTCAAGGATCCCGTATGTTTGGCAGCCGCCAGCGCCGATATATTAGAGGCGCGAAAAGAGAAGCTCATTTCCACCTTAAAAGATTACGAAAAGGTGCAAATGGACATACTAAGCATTGATGAAGGCGATGGTGAACAG GGCCACAACACATTGCTGCATCAGGAGCGCAATGTGAATGTGGAGAAGCCCAGAATAAATAATGATGACAGTCAGCAGCCACTATCATCTGATGCTG GGCTGCATAAAAACTGA
- the LOC134746161 gene encoding uncharacterized protein LOC134746161 isoform X1 produces the protein MMTVSSHYHLMLGCIKTENGPVFQNTMLGYIVGGSIPEEGTTCNIVTNLVNNISDGEKLENVMEQFWLSEKLPEMEKSTNDEFIQAEKIFQDSVSHKDNRFYVDMPLAFPMEELDLGDSFSVAYNRFIMLEKRLQKDPLLFEQYKKFIDLYLELGHAKIVDIEGYDLNGPVFFLGHHCIFNPSSRTSHHRVVFDGSMKSRNGTSLNQVMLNGPVVQSELFDILILFRTYPFILTCDIQKMFRNVFINEHQRGLQNILWRESPKDPINCLQLQTVTYGLKSSTFLATRALNELANMHKDQFPLAAQAIYKNTFVDDVLTGADDVGTLQELKKQIVELLKLGSFSLHKWCSNHAPVLSDIPVEHRQIDSVEIGQNDTVKTLGLTLEVNSDKLTFSCPAIDEANIMNTKRKILSFIGKMFDPLGLIGPVIVVAKLFMQELHSSMHKDWDSIIPNEKFLYWSKFLENLRQMGQIKIERCVNYKLVSHVELVGYADASIKAFGSCLYLRVFMTDGSIQVNLICSKSRVSPLSKSHTIPQLELSAALLLAQLASRVSKILNDRVPHKIFLYSDSQIVLWWIKTEAAKSTVYVKNRVKQIVELTKNSQWLYVRSKDNPADLLSRGVEPHKLQECDLWWHGSPSLCDVNYTHTNLEEFNHDDIMTRIDSHSASLDASSDDVEGILCHTANLEPLDLLRKYSNINKLQKVVGFIYRFYNNCLNKDNKITSRNLTAKELRDSMTKILRCTQAEHFDKELVLLSKNKPVTISDQLAFLDKNGVIRAVGRLQNAENLSYDKRHPSILPKNSFITDLIIEREHLRLMHAGARLVLGSLSQRHHLVNGIREVKKVVHKCIKCIRMKAEAAKQLMGDLPKERITQSRPFQHVGIDFCGPFNVKVSRIRKPIITKGYIALFVCFAVKAIHLELVSDLTTETFLACLKRFISRRGMPTNIFCDNAKTFKGACNTLNGLYDLFSSKDCRDSVNRFCSDKYITFNWIPSYSPTFGGIWESGVKSVKHHFKRIVGNLCLTYEQFNTVIIDIEGILNSRPILAAISNDCDYITPGHFICGAALTSYPEIDLTETPVNRVSFWKMCTKLKQDFWKTWSQSYLTQLQSRPKWKYQQTNLKEGDLVIVKDMNTSPLNWPMARIVKTFPGRDGLVRVADVKINNKIFRRAITKLCPLPVM, from the exons ATGATGACAGTCAGCAGCCACTATCATCTGATGCTG GGCTGCATAAAAACTGAAAATGGACCGGTATTCCAGAATACCATGTTAGGATATATTGTCGGAGGAAGTATCCCCGAGGAAGGTACTACATGTAATATTGTAACaaatttagttaataatatatctgatggtgaaaAATTGGAAAATGTAATGGAGCAATTCTGGCTCTCTGAAAAACTTCCTGAAATGGAAAAATCTACAAATGATGAATTTATACaagctgaaaaaatatttcaggaCTCTGTATCACATAAAGACAATAGATTTTATGTTGATATGCCATTAGCTTTCCCTATGGAAGAGTTAGACCTTGGTGACTCATTTTCTGTTGCCTATAATAGATTCATAATGTTAGAAAAAAGGTTACAAAAAGATCCTTTGCTATttgaacaatataaaaaatttattgaCCTATATCTGGAATTAGGACATGCAAAGATAGTTGATATTGAGGGTTATGATTTAAATGGTCCTGTGTTTTTTCTAGGACACCACTGTATTTTTAATCCATCGAGTCGAACCTCACATCATCGTGTGGTCTTCGATGGATCGATGAAATCTAGAAATGGGACATCGCTGAATCAAGTCATGCTGAACGGACCTGTTGTACAGAGTGAGCTCTTTGATATTCTTATTTTGTTCAGGACTTatccatttattttaacttgtgACATTCAAAAGATGTTTCgcaatgtttttataaatgaacATCAACGCGGACTTCAAAACATTTTATGGCGCGAGTCGCCCAAAGACCCTATCAACTGCTTGCAGCTTCAAACTGTTACATACGGTTTAAAATCGAGCACATTTTTAGCTACAAGAGCTCTAAATGAGCTAGCAAATATGCATAAGGATCAGTTTCCTTTGGCCGCTCAggctatttataaaaatacatttgttgATGATGTGCTTACTGGTGCTGATGATGTAGGGACGCTTCAGGAGCTGAAAAAGCAAATTGTAGAGCTTCTGAAATTAGGTAGTTTCTCGTTACATAAATGGTGCTCGAACCATGCTCCAGTCTTGAGCGATATTCCAGTTGAGCACAGACAAATTGATAGTGTAGAAATAGGTCAAAATGACACCGTGAAGActttaggtcttacactcgagGTAAATTCAGACAAATTGACTTTCTCTTGCCCTGCAATCGATGAGGCAAACATAAtgaacacaaaaagaaaaattctCAGCTTTATAGGGAAAATGTTTGACCCACTTGGTTTAATTGGCCCGGTAATCGTGGTGGCCAAACTATTCATGCAAGAACTCCATAGCTCTATGCATAAAGATTGGGACTCAATAATCCCGAATGAAAAATTCCTATACTGGTCaaagtttttggaaaatttaaGGCAAATGGgtcaaattaaaatagaaaGATGTGTAAACTATAAATTAGTATCACATGTAGAGCTAGTAGGGTATGCCGATGCATCTATTAAGGCTTTCGGGAGCTGTCTCTACCTAAGAGTTTTTATGACTGATGGCTCGATTCAAGTGAACTTAATATGTTCCAAAAGCCGTGTGTCCCCACTTTCTAAATCTCACACTATTCCTCAATTGGAGCTTTCTGCTGCTCTACTTTTAGCGCAATTGGCAAGTAGAGTCAGTAAGATTTTAAATGATAGAGTTCCTCATAAAATATTTCTCTATAGTGATTCCCAAATTGTTTTGTGGTGGATCAAGACTGAGGCAGCAAAAAGTACTGTATATGTAAAAAATAGAGTCAAACAAATTGTAGAGCTTACTAAAAACTCACAATGGCTGTATGTTAGGTCAAAAGATAATCCTGCTGACTTATTATCAAGGGGAGTTGAACCGCATAAGCTGCAGGAGTGTGATCTATGGTGGCATGGTTCGCCTAGTCTTTGTGATGTAAATTATACACATACAAATTTAGAAGAGTTTAATCATGACGATATCATGACACGCATAGACTCTCATAGTGCTTCATTGGATGCGTCTTCTGACGATGTAGAGGGAATTTTGTGCCATACCGCAAATTTAGAGCCTCTAgatttattaagaaaatattcCAACATAAATAAACTTCAAAAAGTGGTTGGTTTTATTTACAGATTTTATAATAACTGCTTGAACAAAGACAACAAAATAACAAGCAGAAACTTAACTGCAAAGGAATTGCGTGACTCTATGACGAAAATTTTACGTTGTACACAGGCAGAGCATTTTGATAAAGAATTAGTCCTGCTCTCAAAAAATAAGCCTGTGACAATTAGTGATCAATTAGCATTCCTAGATAAAAACGGAGTAATTAGGGCCGTGGGGAGGCTGCAAAATGCAGAGAACCTGTCTTATGACAAGCGGCATCCatctatacttccaaaaaactCCTTTATTACCGATCTTATTATAGAACGAGAGCACTTAAGACTTATGCATGCAGGCGCTAGGCTAGTATTAGGCTCTCTATCTCAGAGACACCATCTTGTAAATGGTATACGAGAGGTAAAAAAGGTGGtgcataaatgtataaaatgtatacgTATGAAGGCTGAAGCAGCAAAGCAGTTGATGGGAGACCTCCCTAAAGAAAGAATCACTCAGAGCAGACCCTTTCAGCATGTAGGAATTGATTTCTGCGGTCCGTTTAATGTGAAGGTCTCTCGCATTAGAAAACCTATTATTACTAAAGGCTATATCGCACTTTTTGTTTGCTTTGCTGTAAAAGCGATACACTTAGAACTTGTTTCTGATCTCACGACTGAAACTTTCTTAGCATGTCTTAAACGATTTATATCTCGGCGTGGCATGCCCACAAATATATTTTGTGATAATGCAAAAACCTTTAAGGGTGCTTGTAATACATTAAATGGCTTGTATGACCTATTCTCCTCCAAAGATTGTAGAGACTCTGTCAACAGATTTTGCTcagacaaatatataacatttaattgGATACCGAGTTACTCTCCAACATTTGGAGGAATTTGGGAAAGTGGTGTCAAAAGTGTAAAACACCACTTCAAAAGAATAGTAGGCAATCTATGTTTGACCTATGAGCAATTTAATACTGTAATCATAGATATTGAAGGAATTTTGAACAGTAGACCTATACTTGCTGCTATTTCTAATGATTGTGATTATATAACTCCTGGACACTTCATTTGTGGCGCAGCCTTAACAAGTTATCCAGAAATTGATCTCACTGAAACTCCAGTAAATCGGGTTTCATTTTGGAAAATGTGCACTAAGCTTAAGCAAGACTTCTGGAAAACTTGGTCTCAAAGTTATTTGACCCAACTTCAGAGCCGCCCCAAATGGAAATACCAACAAACTAATTTAAAGGAAGGTGATTTGGTAATAGTAAAGGATATGAACACCTCTCCATTAAATTGGCCAATGGCTCGAATAGTAAAAACGTTCCCTGGTAGGGACGGATTAGTAAGGGTAGctgatgttaaaattaataataagatatTTCGTAGAGCCATAACTAAGTTATGTCCTTTACCCGTAATGTAG